The Channa argus isolate prfri chromosome 14, Channa argus male v1.0, whole genome shotgun sequence genome includes a window with the following:
- the fcer1gl gene encoding Fc receptor, IgE, high affinity I, gamma polypeptide like — MVRASLIAAFLMSSLTGAEAVEDMTICYILDGILILYGIILTVLYCRLRMTSTKNTSEKQPADGGIYAGLTTRNADTYETLQVKKKPAIV; from the exons ATGGTGCGAGCGTCGCTCATCGCCGCCTTTCTGATGAGCAGTCTCACCGGGGCTG AGGCCGTTGAAGACATGACTATATGTTACATCCTGGATGGGATTCTCATCCTCTACGGCATCATTCTCACTGTCCTATACTGCAGGCTAAGG ATGACTTCAACCAAAAATACATCTGAG AAGCAGCCTGCAGATGGAGGCATCTATGCG GGTCTGACCACTCGCAACGCAGACACCTACGAGACCCTTCAAGTAAAGAAGAAGCCAGCTATCGTGTGA